In Micromonospora sp. WMMD980, the following are encoded in one genomic region:
- a CDS encoding response regulator transcription factor, which translates to MSRVLVVEDEESFSDALSYMLRKEGFEVSVAATGTSALTEFDRTGADIVLLDLMLPEMSGTEVCRQLRQRSHVPIIMVTARDSEIDKVVGLEIGADDYVTKPYSPRELVARIRAVLRRQTSEANETGAPTLAAGPVRMDIERHVVTVDGAGVQLPLKEFELLELLLRNAGRVLTRGQLIDRVWGADYVGDTKTLDVHVKRLRSKIEPEPSAPRYIVTVRGLGYKFEP; encoded by the coding sequence TTGAGCCGCGTACTGGTGGTCGAGGACGAGGAGTCGTTCTCCGACGCCCTGTCCTACATGCTCCGCAAGGAGGGCTTCGAGGTCTCCGTCGCCGCGACCGGCACCTCCGCCCTCACCGAGTTCGACCGGACCGGCGCCGACATCGTGCTGCTCGACCTGATGCTGCCGGAGATGTCGGGCACCGAGGTGTGCCGCCAGCTCCGCCAGCGGTCGCACGTCCCGATCATCATGGTCACCGCCCGGGACAGCGAGATCGATAAGGTGGTCGGCCTGGAGATCGGGGCCGACGACTACGTGACGAAGCCGTACTCGCCGCGTGAGCTGGTCGCCCGGATCCGGGCCGTGCTGCGCCGGCAGACCAGCGAGGCGAACGAGACGGGCGCGCCGACCCTGGCCGCCGGCCCGGTCCGGATGGACATCGAACGGCACGTGGTGACCGTCGACGGCGCCGGGGTCCAGCTTCCGCTCAAGGAGTTCGAGCTGCTGGAGCTGTTGCTGCGCAACGCCGGCCGGGTGCTCACCCGGGGCCAGCTCATCGACCGGGTCTGGGGCGCCGACTACGTGGGCGACACCAAGACGCTCGACGTGCACGTGAAGCGGTTGCGCTCCAAGATCGAGCCGGAGCCGTCCGCGCCGCGCTACATCGTCACCGTGCGAGGTCTGGGCTACAAGTTCGAGCCGTGA
- a CDS encoding NADP oxidoreductase produces MRAGIVPGGPRGGMQRAGPRLVDLVQVRQDQVVLAATGADLVVNATNGDGSLPALDAAGAENLAGKILLDIANPLDFSQGFPPILSVLNDDSLGERIQRAFPRTRVVKALNTLTADLMTHPRQLADGDHSVFVSGDDAEAKGVVTELLASFGHTDVIDLGDITTARGTEMLLPIWLRLYGRLGTALFNVKVVR; encoded by the coding sequence TTGCGCGCGGGGATCGTCCCCGGCGGCCCGCGCGGCGGCATGCAACGCGCCGGACCACGCCTGGTCGACCTTGTCCAGGTACGCCAGGACCAGGTCGTCCTTGCCGCCACCGGGGCCGACCTGGTGGTGAACGCGACGAACGGCGACGGCTCCCTCCCCGCGCTCGACGCCGCGGGCGCGGAGAACCTGGCCGGCAAGATCCTGCTCGACATCGCCAACCCGCTCGACTTCAGCCAGGGCTTCCCACCGATCCTGTCGGTGCTCAACGACGACTCGCTCGGCGAGCGGATCCAGCGCGCGTTTCCGCGTACCCGGGTGGTGAAGGCGCTCAACACGCTCACCGCCGATCTGATGACCCACCCCCGGCAGCTCGCCGACGGCGACCACAGCGTCTTCGTGTCGGGCGACGACGCCGAGGCCAAGGGGGTGGTCACCGAACTGCTCGCCAGCTTCGGCCACACCGACGTGATCGACCTGGGCGACATCACCACGGCACGGGGCACCGAGATGCTGCTGCCGATCTGGCTGCGCCTGTACGGCCGGCTGGGCACGGCGCTGTTCAACGTCAAGGTCGTACGCTGA
- a CDS encoding Ppx/GppA phosphatase family protein: MRLGVLDVGSNTVHLLVVDAHHGAHPWPAHSEKVVLRLAEQIGPDGALTDAGADGLVKAVGMARAAADGLGAEDLLAFATSAVRDATNAAEVLARVRDETGVRLEVLSGADEARMTFLAVRRWFGWSAGRLLALDIGGGSLELAAGIDEHPDVAISLPLGAGRLSRERLAVDPAGLMPPPAEAVEDLREYVDAQLDPVVKQLTEVGWERPVATSKTFRTLARLAGAAPSGAGLWARRSLTRTGLRQVLGFVRHIPPAHLPELEGVSAQRAHQLLAGAVVAEAVMRRLDVDSLDICPWALREGVILRRLDQLAPM, encoded by the coding sequence ATGCGACTGGGTGTCCTCGACGTCGGTTCCAACACGGTGCATCTGCTGGTGGTCGACGCCCACCACGGCGCGCACCCCTGGCCGGCGCACTCGGAGAAGGTGGTGCTGCGGCTGGCCGAGCAGATCGGCCCGGACGGCGCGTTGACCGACGCCGGCGCGGACGGGCTGGTCAAGGCGGTCGGCATGGCCCGGGCGGCGGCCGACGGGCTGGGCGCCGAGGACCTGTTGGCGTTCGCCACCAGCGCGGTCCGCGACGCCACCAACGCCGCCGAGGTGCTGGCCCGGGTCCGCGACGAGACAGGGGTACGCCTGGAGGTGCTCTCCGGCGCGGACGAGGCGCGGATGACGTTCCTCGCGGTGCGGCGGTGGTTCGGCTGGTCCGCGGGCCGGCTGCTGGCGCTGGACATCGGCGGCGGCTCGCTGGAGCTGGCCGCCGGCATCGACGAGCACCCGGACGTCGCGATCTCGCTGCCGCTCGGCGCGGGCCGGCTCAGCCGGGAGCGGCTGGCGGTCGACCCGGCCGGTCTGATGCCGCCGCCCGCCGAGGCCGTGGAGGACCTCCGGGAGTACGTGGACGCGCAGCTCGACCCGGTGGTGAAGCAGTTGACCGAGGTGGGCTGGGAGCGTCCGGTGGCCACCTCGAAGACGTTCCGCACGTTGGCCCGGCTGGCCGGCGCCGCGCCGTCCGGCGCGGGTCTGTGGGCCCGGCGCAGCCTGACCCGCACCGGGCTGCGGCAGGTGCTCGGGTTCGTCCGGCACATCCCACCGGCCCACCTGCCCGAGCTGGAGGGGGTCAGCGCGCAGCGGGCGCACCAGCTCCTGGCGGGCGCGGTGGTGGCCGAGGCGGTGATGCGCCGGCTGGACGTGGACAGCCTGGACATCTGCCCCTGGGCGTTGCGCGAGGGGGTCATCCTGCGCCGGTTGGATCAGCTCGCGCCGATGTGA
- a CDS encoding sugar phosphate isomerase/epimerase, with the protein MTSRVPVLLSTSSVFPERTAAAFQLASALGYDGVEVMVWTDPVSQDAGALRGLSEHYDVPVLSVHAPCLLVTQRVWSPDPWERLRRAAELAETLEAPTVVVHPPFTWQRDYARTFADGLDAIAGRFGGLRFAVENMFPVRMAGRQFVPYVPGWDPTDTGYASYTLDLSHCAASHTDALAMADRMGAGLAHVHLGDGTGEGRDEHLVPGRGGQPCAELLRSLAGRGFTGSVAVEVTTRGAKSRAVRESDLRESLEFARANLTAPSPVDV; encoded by the coding sequence GTGACTTCCCGCGTCCCGGTGCTCCTCTCCACGTCCTCGGTCTTCCCGGAACGGACCGCGGCGGCTTTCCAGCTCGCTTCGGCGCTCGGTTACGACGGCGTCGAGGTGATGGTCTGGACCGACCCGGTGAGCCAGGACGCGGGCGCGCTGCGCGGCCTCTCCGAGCACTACGACGTGCCGGTGCTCTCGGTGCACGCGCCCTGCCTGCTGGTCACCCAGCGGGTGTGGAGCCCCGACCCGTGGGAGCGGCTGCGGCGGGCCGCCGAGCTGGCCGAGACGCTGGAGGCGCCCACGGTGGTGGTGCACCCGCCGTTCACCTGGCAGCGTGACTACGCGCGCACGTTCGCCGACGGGCTGGACGCCATCGCCGGGCGGTTCGGCGGCCTCCGCTTCGCCGTGGAGAACATGTTCCCGGTGCGGATGGCCGGCCGGCAGTTCGTGCCCTACGTGCCGGGCTGGGACCCGACCGACACCGGTTACGCCTCCTACACGCTCGACCTGTCGCACTGCGCGGCTTCGCACACCGACGCGCTGGCGATGGCCGACCGGATGGGCGCCGGGCTGGCGCACGTGCACCTGGGCGACGGCACCGGCGAGGGCCGCGACGAGCACCTGGTGCCCGGTCGGGGCGGTCAGCCCTGCGCGGAGCTGCTCCGGTCACTGGCCGGGCGCGGCTTCACCGGCTCGGTCGCGGTGGAGGTGACCACCCGAGGTGCGAAGAGCCGCGCGGTGCGCGAGTCGGATCTGCGCGAGTCGCTGGAGTTCGCCCGGGCGAACCTGACCGCGCCCTCACCCGTCGACGTCTGA
- a CDS encoding CGNR zinc finger domain-containing protein — protein MNFDAYARTGVELVNARLDDLDGLRALFPDENAWMRDEVAERDLAIFRRAQKRLRDVFEYGTSGRDADAVTELNALLEAFPVQPRISGHDSSDWHMHVTSRGASVSAEYLAGAVWGLSVWLCEYGSARFGVCADERCGNVYLDTSSNCCRRFCSERCATRSHVAAHRARKRAAVGEQAVPAQPLAPVT, from the coding sequence GTGAACTTCGACGCGTACGCCCGGACCGGGGTCGAGCTCGTCAACGCCCGGCTGGACGACCTCGACGGCCTGCGGGCCCTCTTCCCGGACGAGAACGCCTGGATGCGCGACGAGGTCGCGGAACGGGACCTGGCGATCTTCCGGCGGGCCCAGAAGCGTCTGCGGGACGTCTTCGAGTACGGCACCTCGGGTCGGGACGCCGACGCGGTGACCGAGCTGAACGCGCTGCTGGAGGCGTTCCCGGTGCAGCCGCGCATCTCCGGCCACGACTCCTCCGACTGGCACATGCACGTGACCAGCCGGGGCGCGTCGGTCTCCGCCGAATACCTGGCCGGCGCCGTCTGGGGCCTGTCCGTGTGGCTCTGCGAATACGGCAGCGCCCGGTTCGGCGTCTGCGCGGACGAGCGCTGCGGCAACGTCTACCTGGACACCTCGTCCAACTGCTGCCGGCGATTCTGCTCCGAGCGCTGCGCCACCCGCTCGCACGTGGCCGCGCACCGGGCCCGCAAGCGTGCCGCGGTCGGCGAGCAGGCCGTCCCGGCCCAGCCGCTGGCCCCGGTGACCTGA
- a CDS encoding glutathionylspermidine synthase family protein translates to MRREASTPRPDWDDTIRAQGLVYVDTELPDGEIMSYWDETAAYAFTLDEVLRLEEATEELHRMSVAAAEHVVARRRHAEFGIPEWAAEAIARSLREGPPTLYGRFDLWYDGSWPPKMLEYNADTPTALVEASIVQWYWLEQTRPDADQWNSLHERLVGAWARIGAGLHEPRAHVVWSNEEESGEDQITAGYLAETARQAGLDVTLMPIQRVGWDGRRFVDADDRPITTCFKLYPWEWMLAEPYGPPALDPGTPTTWIEPAWKLLLSNKALLAVLWELYPGHDYLLPAYLDSPRGMTEYVAKPLLGREGGSVRIVTAETEITNPGIYGDEGFCFQEFRALPQFGGGHTVLGSWIVDGGSAGVGIRESESLITDGYARFLPHYIDAPRPA, encoded by the coding sequence GTGCGCCGCGAGGCGAGCACGCCGCGCCCCGACTGGGACGACACCATCCGGGCCCAGGGCCTGGTGTACGTCGACACCGAGCTGCCCGACGGCGAGATCATGTCGTACTGGGACGAGACCGCCGCGTACGCCTTCACGCTGGACGAGGTGCTGCGGTTGGAGGAGGCGACCGAGGAGCTGCACCGGATGTCGGTGGCCGCCGCCGAGCACGTGGTGGCCCGCCGCCGGCACGCCGAGTTCGGCATCCCGGAGTGGGCCGCCGAGGCGATCGCCCGCTCGCTGCGGGAGGGCCCGCCGACGCTCTACGGCCGGTTCGACCTGTGGTACGACGGCAGTTGGCCGCCGAAGATGCTGGAATACAACGCGGACACCCCGACCGCGCTGGTCGAGGCGAGCATCGTGCAGTGGTACTGGCTGGAGCAGACCCGTCCGGACGCGGACCAGTGGAACAGCCTGCACGAGCGGCTGGTCGGCGCGTGGGCCAGGATCGGCGCCGGGCTGCACGAGCCCCGGGCGCACGTGGTCTGGTCGAACGAGGAGGAGTCGGGCGAAGACCAGATCACCGCCGGCTACCTGGCCGAGACCGCCCGCCAGGCCGGGCTGGACGTGACGCTGATGCCGATCCAGCGGGTCGGCTGGGACGGGCGACGCTTCGTCGACGCCGACGACCGGCCGATCACCACCTGCTTCAAGCTCTACCCGTGGGAGTGGATGCTCGCCGAGCCGTACGGGCCACCGGCGCTCGACCCGGGCACCCCGACCACCTGGATCGAACCGGCCTGGAAGCTGCTGCTGTCGAACAAGGCGCTGCTGGCGGTGCTCTGGGAGCTGTATCCCGGGCACGACTACCTGCTGCCGGCCTACCTCGACTCGCCGCGTGGAATGACCGAGTACGTGGCCAAGCCGCTGCTCGGCCGCGAGGGCGGCTCGGTACGCATCGTGACCGCCGAAACCGAGATCACCAACCCGGGGATCTATGGTGACGAGGGCTTCTGCTTCCAGGAGTTCCGAGCGTTGCCCCAGTTCGGGGGCGGCCACACGGTGCTCGGGAGCTGGATCGTGGACGGCGGGTCGGCCGGGGTCGGCATTCGCGAGAGCGAGAGCCTCATCACGGACGGTTACGCGCGGTTCCTGCCCCACTACATCGACGCGCCACGCCCGGCCTGA
- a CDS encoding proline dehydrogenase family protein: MLRSVILAASRSSQVERLVATAPFTRDVVRRFVAGAGTDDALRATRALVADGQAVTLDYLGEDTTTGEQANATRDEYLRLLRLLGAAGLTPAAEVSVKLSALGQAFDEQFAYDNARQICAAADAVGTTVTLDMEDHTTTDSTLDILAKLRKDHPGTGAVLQAYLRRTESDCRELSAAGSRVRLCKGAYKEPESVAYQSAREVDKSYVRCMNVLMAGDGYPMLATHDPRLIAIGEDRARWFDRDPGRFEFQMLYGIRPEEQARLVGEGYTVRTYVPYGDQWYGYLMRRLAERPANLAFFGRAVMSKK; the protein is encoded by the coding sequence ATGCTCCGTTCCGTCATCCTCGCCGCCTCCCGGTCATCCCAGGTGGAGCGGCTCGTCGCGACGGCCCCGTTCACCCGGGACGTCGTCCGCCGGTTCGTCGCCGGCGCCGGCACCGACGACGCGCTGCGCGCGACCCGCGCACTCGTCGCCGACGGCCAAGCGGTCACCCTCGACTATCTGGGTGAGGACACCACCACCGGTGAGCAGGCGAACGCCACCCGGGACGAATACCTCAGACTGCTGCGTCTGCTCGGCGCCGCCGGGCTCACCCCGGCCGCCGAGGTCAGCGTGAAGCTGTCCGCGCTCGGCCAGGCGTTCGACGAGCAGTTCGCGTACGACAACGCGCGGCAGATCTGCGCGGCGGCCGACGCGGTCGGCACCACTGTCACCCTGGACATGGAGGACCACACCACCACCGACTCGACGCTGGACATCCTGGCCAAGCTGCGCAAGGACCACCCGGGGACCGGGGCGGTGCTCCAGGCTTACCTGCGGCGGACCGAGTCGGACTGCCGCGAGCTGTCCGCCGCCGGGTCGCGGGTGCGGCTGTGCAAGGGCGCCTACAAGGAGCCCGAGTCGGTGGCCTACCAGTCCGCCCGCGAGGTGGACAAGTCGTACGTGCGCTGCATGAACGTGCTGATGGCCGGCGACGGCTACCCGATGCTCGCCACCCACGACCCGCGCCTGATCGCCATCGGCGAGGACCGGGCGCGCTGGTTCGACCGCGACCCGGGCCGGTTCGAGTTCCAGATGCTCTACGGCATCCGCCCGGAGGAGCAGGCGCGCCTGGTCGGTGAGGGCTACACCGTGCGCACCTACGTCCCCTACGGCGACCAGTGGTACGGCTACC